The DNA window ACCTCCGAGAACATCACCCCCCAGATTTACGCCAACGGCGAGGACAACAACCGCCGCATCACCGGCGGCAGCCTGGCCGGCTTCTTCAACTTCCGCGACAACTACATCGGCCAGTACCGCGATAAGCTCGACGCCTTGGCCAAGGAGCTCATCTGGTCCGTGAACTCCATCCACAGCGAAGGCGCGGGTTTGAAGAAGTTGTCCGAAGCCACGGGCACATACCAGGTCTTCGATTCGACAGTGCCCCTGGTCAATGACACCTCGGGATTGTTCTTTCGCGACAAGCTGCAGAGCGGCAACTTGCAGTTTTATGTGTACGACGGCACCGGAGCGATGGTGGGTACGCAAAGCCTTGATTTCTCGGCATACGGCATCACGCCCGGCAATCCCAATTTCGACCCCGAGAACCACAGCCTGGAGGACGTCCGGGATGCCTTCAACGACGCCTTCAACGGCATGTTCCCGCCGCCTCCCCCCGCCGTGCCCGTGCAGGCTTCGATCGTGAATGGCTCGTTGCGCATTGCCTCTGGCAACGGTCATACTTTCGGCTTTGGCCAGGATTCCACCGGCCTGCTGGCCGGCCTGGGCATCAACACGTACTTCTCGGGCACCGACGCCACTAGCATTGAGATCAACTCGGCCGTGGCCAGCAACACTTCGCTCATCAACGCCGGCCACTACAACGGCGCTGGCGAGATCAACAAGGGTGACAATCTCATCGCTTTGGACATCGCCGCCCTGAAGGACACGAAGCTGGACATCCACACCGACTTCGGGGGTACGTCTCACCAGACGCTCTCGGAGTTCTACAACGCGCTGGTATCGAGCGTGGGCGCGGATACGTCAGGCGCGCAGTTCAATTTCTCCTACCAGAATTCACTGGCCCAGGATCTGGATGCGCAGCAGCAATCCCTGTCCGGCGTGAACCTGGACGAGGAGATGAGCAACCTCATCAAGTTCCAGCACTCTTACACGGCCGCGGCAAAGCTCATCTCCACCGCGGACCAGATGCTGCAGACGTTGCTGGGCCTCAAGCCCTAAGGAGGACGAAGGCATGATTCGCGTCTCGCAACAGATGCTCTTCACGAATTACGTATCGAATATGAATTCGTCGTTGAGCCAATATATGGATCTGAACATGCAGGCTGCGTCGCAGAAACGCATCAACAAGGGTTCGGATGACCCGGCCGGCATCTATCAGGTGTACAACCACCGGGAAACGCTGAGCTCCATCGATCAATACCGGAGCAATATCGGCACGGCCCAGGGTTGGCTCAAGCAGGCTGATGACACTATTCTCCAGATGAACACGATCGTCACCAGGCTCAAGGAGTTGGCCGAGCAGGGTTCCACGGGCCACCTGACCGACGACAACCGCGAGCAGATCAGCTACGAAGTGCGCGAGATGTATAACCAGCTCATCACGCTGGCCAACCAGCGCTTCGAGGGCAAGTCCATCTTCGCCGGCCACAAGACCGAGGAGTCGGCCTTCGAGGCGGCCATGTGGATGCGCGGCAATGACAATGCCGACTTGAACGGCGTGGATTTCAAGGTCGAGGGCGACGCTCCGAAGACCGTGGTTATACAGATGCTGGATGGCGACGGCGTGACGCCTTTGGCCTTGGGTGATTTGTTCCGGTATTCAACCGACGGCGGAAAGACCTTTAGCGCTCCAACCGCTGTAGTTCCTGATGCCAACGGCGATTTCCTGCTGGACATGGGCGGGGTGAGGGTGACCATCGACGCGGCCACGCCTCCCCAGTTCACGGCCGTGAGCGCGACAGACACCAACGACACCTCCGGCTCCTGGATGTGGGTTTATCCCACGGCCCAATACATGGGCGACGACAAGGACGCCATCGAGGTGGACGAATTCGGCGCAGGCGGTATCACGGGTAGCGCCTCGGGCGTGTTCAACAAGAATACCCTCGTGCGCGTGGATGGGTACAATGGAACGGATACCATCACTTATTCCTACAGCACTGATGGCGGCTCGACCTGGAAGCAGAACAATACGGCCCCGGCCCAACCCACGGACACGACGGCCATGATGACCGTGCCCGGCGGCACCCTGACTCTGACCATGCCCACGGACGTGAACACCGACGTAGCTACCGGCCAGCAGTTCTCCATCCGCCCCCGCACG is part of the Desulfocurvibacter africanus subsp. africanus DSM 2603 genome and encodes:
- the flgL gene encoding flagellar hook-associated protein FlgL, whose product is MIRVSQQMLFTNYVSNMNSSLSQYMDLNMQAASQKRINKGSDDPAGIYQVYNHRETLSSIDQYRSNIGTAQGWLKQADDTILQMNTIVTRLKELAEQGSTGHLTDDNREQISYEVREMYNQLITLANQRFEGKSIFAGHKTEESAFEAAMWMRGNDNADLNGVDFKVEGDAPKTVVIQMLDGDGVTPLALGDLFRYSTDGGKTFSAPTAVVPDANGDFLLDMGGVRVTIDAATPPQFTAVSATDTNDTSGSWMWVYPTAQYMGDDKDAIEVDEFGAGGITGSASGVFNKNTLVRVDGYNGTDTITYSYSTDGGSTWKQNNTAPAQPTDTTAMMTVPGGTLTLTMPTDVNTDVATGQQFSIRPRTADISVDISQNESVVINGIGKDIFGGIYQDPSAAAPSLVFGNDRDKNLFDTVGRLLSSLETNNQDGCQDALEHLRTSSEHLLNQVASYAGRENRLVVAKSVLTNLEYNEEERLSAVEDVDVTELMTKLAQQQIGYEAVLKSSSSIMKMSLMNFI